A stretch of the Notamacropus eugenii isolate mMacEug1 chromosome 2, mMacEug1.pri_v2, whole genome shotgun sequence genome encodes the following:
- the CNIH4 gene encoding protein cornichon homolog 4 isoform X2, whose product MEAVVFVFSLIDCCALIFLSVYFIITLSDLECDYINARSCCSKLNKWVVPELIGHTIVTVLMLISLHWFIFLLNLPVATWNIYRFIMVPSGNMGVFDPTEIHNRGQLKSHMKEAMIKLGFHLLCFFMYLYSMILALIND is encoded by the exons ATGGAGGCGGTGGTTTTCGTCTTTTCGCTCATCGATTGCTGCGCCCTCATCTTCCTTTCCGTCTATTTT ATAATCACATTATCTGATTTAGAATGTGACTACATCAATGCTAGGTCTTGTTGCTCAAAATTAAACAAG tgggtGGTCCCAGAATTGATTGGCCACACTATTGTTACTGTATTAATGCTTATTTCATTGCACTGGTTCATCTTTCTCCTCAACTTGCCTGTTGCTACCTGGAATATATATCG GTTCATTATGGTGCCAAGTGGGAACATGGGAGTGTTCGATCCTACAGAGATACACAACCGAGGGCAGTTGAAGTCACACATGAAGGAAGCTATGATCAAGCTTGGTTttcatttgctttgtttctttatGTACCTTTATAG TATGATTCTGGCTTTGATAAATGACTGA
- the CNIH4 gene encoding protein cornichon homolog 4 isoform X1, translated as MEAVVFVFSLIDCCALIFLSVYFVSLSLACCPGWDSVRRPAAWRARAWVGGAPALELSGRGQEKWVVPELIGHTIVTVLMLISLHWFIFLLNLPVATWNIYRFIMVPSGNMGVFDPTEIHNRGQLKSHMKEAMIKLGFHLLCFFMYLYSMILALIND; from the exons ATGGAGGCGGTGGTTTTCGTCTTTTCGCTCATCGATTGCTGCGCCCTCATCTTCCTTTCCGTCTATTTTGTATCCTTGTCTCTCGCCTGCTGTCCTGGCTGGGACTCCGTCCGCCGCCCTGCGGCGTGGCGGGCCCGGGCCTGGGTCGGGGGAGCCCCAGCCTTGGAGCTGAGCGGGCGCGGGCAGGAGAAG tgggtGGTCCCAGAATTGATTGGCCACACTATTGTTACTGTATTAATGCTTATTTCATTGCACTGGTTCATCTTTCTCCTCAACTTGCCTGTTGCTACCTGGAATATATATCG GTTCATTATGGTGCCAAGTGGGAACATGGGAGTGTTCGATCCTACAGAGATACACAACCGAGGGCAGTTGAAGTCACACATGAAGGAAGCTATGATCAAGCTTGGTTttcatttgctttgtttctttatGTACCTTTATAG TATGATTCTGGCTTTGATAAATGACTGA